A portion of the Lysinibacillus timonensis genome contains these proteins:
- the pcrA gene encoding DNA helicase PcrA: MEQITKNLLTGMNPQQTEAVKTTEGPLLIMAGAGSGKTRVLTHRIAYLVVEKEVYPSKILAITFTNKAAREMRNRIDGLLGSGISESMWVSTFHSMCVRILRRNIDRIGISKNFSILDSSDQLTVIKNVVKQLNIDSKRYEPRAILNAISSAKNECITADDYRANSNPNNPYEKVIADVYEGYQKRLLKNQSLDFDDLIMTTIHLFERVPDVLEFYQNKFQYIHVDEYQDTNHSQYKLVKMLAKKFKNICVVGDSDQSIYRWRGADIGNILSFEKDYPKAKVILLEQNYRSTKRILQAANDVIENNESRYPKKLRTDNIDGDKIKVFKAGSEQQEAQFVVKTIKELMDSENRSLDDFAILYRTNAQSRVMEEVLVKSNMTYQIVGGTKFYDRKEIKDLLAYLRLIANNDDDLSLARIINEPKRNIGATSFERMATYAIQQDRSIFDALNEVVFMGLTPKATSAVEKFRDLIEGFTKMQEYLSVTELVEQVIDKTGYRAMLEAEKSIEAESRLENIEEFLSVTKAFEERSDDKSLVAFLTDLALVADIDALEKEDTSKGSIILMTMHSAKGLEFPVVFIIGMEENIFPHSRSLDDPAEMEEERRLAYVGITRAEQRLYLTCAQSRTLYGRSSFNSPSRFLREISEEVMEQISTSNQLNTHSDSLPFGASRNNRPQSRRLGNVQTKPQVASLQSTGGNDLGWKLGDKAVHKKWGTGTVVSVRGNEDDLELDIAFPELGVKRLLAKFAPITKAE; this comes from the coding sequence ATGGAACAAATAACGAAAAACTTATTAACTGGGATGAATCCACAGCAAACAGAAGCTGTAAAAACAACAGAAGGACCTCTCCTAATTATGGCAGGTGCAGGCTCGGGGAAAACACGAGTACTGACACATCGAATTGCCTATTTAGTTGTGGAAAAAGAAGTATATCCATCGAAAATTTTAGCGATTACATTTACGAATAAAGCAGCAAGGGAAATGAGAAATCGTATTGATGGACTATTAGGTAGCGGGATATCAGAAAGTATGTGGGTATCGACATTCCACTCGATGTGTGTACGTATTTTACGACGTAATATCGATCGTATCGGCATATCTAAAAACTTTTCAATCTTAGATTCATCAGACCAGTTAACGGTCATTAAAAATGTAGTAAAGCAATTAAATATTGATTCAAAACGCTATGAGCCACGTGCTATTCTAAATGCAATTAGCTCAGCCAAAAATGAATGTATTACAGCGGATGATTATAGAGCAAATAGTAATCCAAATAATCCGTATGAAAAAGTGATTGCGGATGTATATGAAGGTTATCAAAAGAGATTATTAAAAAACCAATCACTCGATTTTGATGATCTAATTATGACGACAATTCACTTATTTGAGAGAGTACCAGATGTATTGGAATTTTACCAAAATAAGTTCCAATATATTCATGTAGATGAGTATCAAGATACGAACCATTCACAGTATAAGCTAGTAAAAATGCTAGCAAAGAAATTCAAAAACATCTGTGTAGTAGGGGATTCTGACCAATCAATCTATCGTTGGCGTGGAGCCGATATTGGCAATATTTTATCGTTTGAAAAGGACTATCCAAAAGCAAAAGTCATCCTTTTAGAACAAAACTATCGCTCAACAAAACGTATTTTGCAGGCAGCTAACGACGTTATTGAAAATAACGAAAGTAGATATCCGAAAAAACTACGTACGGATAATATCGATGGTGACAAAATTAAGGTTTTTAAAGCGGGTAGTGAACAACAAGAAGCTCAATTTGTCGTAAAAACGATTAAAGAATTGATGGATTCGGAGAACCGTTCTTTAGATGACTTTGCTATTTTATATCGTACCAATGCACAGTCACGTGTAATGGAGGAAGTGCTCGTTAAATCGAATATGACGTACCAAATTGTTGGCGGGACGAAATTCTATGACCGTAAGGAAATTAAAGATCTATTAGCCTACTTACGACTAATAGCCAACAACGATGATGATCTATCGCTTGCTCGAATTATTAATGAACCGAAACGAAATATTGGCGCAACTTCATTTGAACGAATGGCAACATACGCTATTCAACAAGACCGGTCCATTTTCGATGCATTAAATGAAGTAGTATTTATGGGCCTTACACCAAAAGCAACGAGTGCAGTAGAGAAATTTCGCGATTTAATTGAAGGTTTCACTAAAATGCAAGAGTATTTATCAGTAACTGAATTAGTAGAACAAGTAATCGATAAAACAGGATATCGCGCGATGCTTGAAGCAGAGAAGAGCATTGAGGCAGAGAGTCGTTTGGAAAATATTGAGGAATTTTTATCTGTCACAAAGGCATTTGAAGAACGAAGTGATGATAAATCCCTTGTTGCATTCCTAACTGACTTAGCGTTAGTTGCAGATATTGATGCGCTAGAGAAAGAAGATACATCAAAGGGAAGTATCATTCTAATGACAATGCACTCTGCAAAGGGATTAGAGTTTCCTGTTGTCTTTATAATCGGAATGGAAGAAAATATATTCCCGCATTCAAGGTCTCTAGATGATCCAGCAGAAATGGAAGAGGAAAGAAGATTAGCTTATGTTGGGATTACTCGCGCGGAACAGCGACTTTACTTAACTTGTGCACAATCTCGTACATTATATGGCCGGTCAAGCTTCAATTCACCTTCCCGCTTTCTACGTGAAATATCAGAAGAAGTCATGGAACAAATTTCTACGTCTAATCAACTAAACACCCATTCTGATTCATTACCTTTCGGTGCGTCACGAAATAACCGTCCACAATCTCGTCGACTAGGGAATGTCCAAACTAAACCACAGGTGGCAAGCTTACAATCGACAGGTGGAAACGATTTAGGGTGGAAATTAGGTGACAAAGCGGTTCACAAAAAATGGGGAACTGGTACAGTTGTAAGTGTTAGAGGTAACGAGGATGACTTAGAATTAGATATAGCATTTCCAGAGCTAGGCGTTAAACGATTACTTGCGAAATTTGCCCCAATTACAAAGGCAGAATAA
- a CDS encoding heptaprenylglyceryl phosphate synthase, with translation MEFKNWRHVFKIDPEKEISDEALEKICESGTDVILVGGTDGVTIDNVIDKLVRIRRFTVPIALEISNIDAVTPGFDYYLIPSVLNSRDTKWVKDLHHEAIKEYGDVLVWDELIAEGYCVLNPDCKVAQETNANTDLTEDDVIAYARLAENYFKLPIFYLEYSGKYGDVNIVSSVKEVLNETKLFYGGGITSIDQAAEMAKIADTIIVGNIIYDDLNQALKTVEAVKCL, from the coding sequence ATGGAATTTAAGAATTGGAGACATGTGTTTAAAATAGATCCTGAAAAAGAAATATCGGACGAAGCATTAGAGAAAATTTGTGAGTCGGGTACGGATGTCATATTAGTTGGCGGTACTGATGGTGTAACGATTGATAATGTAATCGATAAATTAGTAAGAATACGACGTTTTACAGTTCCGATTGCATTAGAAATTTCAAATATAGATGCGGTAACTCCTGGGTTTGATTATTATTTAATCCCGTCTGTATTAAACAGTCGTGATACTAAATGGGTAAAAGATTTACATCATGAAGCAATTAAAGAATACGGAGATGTCCTAGTCTGGGACGAGCTAATAGCAGAAGGGTATTGTGTTTTAAACCCAGATTGTAAAGTCGCTCAGGAAACAAATGCAAATACTGATTTAACAGAAGATGATGTGATTGCTTATGCGCGACTTGCTGAAAATTATTTTAAGCTTCCGATTTTTTATTTAGAATATAGCGGTAAATATGGAGATGTAAATATTGTTTCCTCAGTAAAAGAGGTACTAAATGAAACAAAACTTTTTTATGGTGGAGGAATCACTTCTATAGACCAAGCTGCTGAAATGGCAAAAATAGCAGATACGATTATTGTTGGCAATATTATTTATGATGACTTAAATCAGGCTTTAAAAACGGTTGAAGCTGTGAAATGCCTTTGA
- a CDS encoding YerC/YecD family TrpR-related protein: MQIEKIRGHQTDQLFKAVLELKNLEECYKFFDDLCTISEIQSLAQRFEVAHLLRLKKTYETIKKETGASTATISRVRRCFDYGNDTYDEMLGRLYPDEKPFQASK, encoded by the coding sequence ATGCAAATTGAAAAAATTCGCGGACATCAAACAGATCAATTATTTAAAGCTGTATTAGAATTAAAAAATTTGGAAGAATGTTATAAATTCTTTGATGACTTATGTACAATTAGTGAAATCCAATCACTAGCACAACGCTTTGAGGTAGCCCATTTACTTCGTTTGAAAAAGACATATGAGACAATAAAAAAGGAAACTGGTGCTTCAACAGCAACGATTTCTCGTGTAAGACGTTGCTTCGATTACGGCAATGATACATATGATGAAATGCTAGGTCGATTGTACCCGGATGAAAAACCTTTTCAAGCCTCAAAATAA
- a CDS encoding DUF3048 domain-containing protein, whose product MFWKKGLYLVLTSATLLAACGNEQNENNETTDESQVSPEQSVVKEEVVLPYITPFTGERVANKVTTRPILVTINNHPAARPQSGLASADVVYEMLAEGDVTRLLALYQSEIPEDLGPIRSARDYFIEIAEGLDAFYIAHGYSPEAQSMLYNGIVDNINGMNYDGTLFKRSKDRYAPHNSYISGENVKLGAEKVGASLLYQKKVSYTYYEKEESVSVGLPANNIEINYSNFDDFNSSYTYNSSSNTYSRESGDEVTTDYLTNEPIALANVLFFEMNHSIIDSAGRRELDLTSGGTAYLFQNGYMREVQWENNDGVLKAVEADGSDVKLVPGKTWIHFVPTKPGIETSVTYSE is encoded by the coding sequence ATGTTTTGGAAAAAAGGATTGTACTTAGTTTTAACTTCTGCAACACTACTTGCAGCTTGTGGTAACGAACAAAACGAAAATAACGAAACAACTGATGAATCACAAGTAAGCCCAGAGCAATCAGTAGTTAAAGAAGAAGTTGTATTACCGTATATCACACCGTTCACTGGAGAGCGTGTTGCTAACAAAGTAACGACTCGCCCTATTCTTGTAACCATTAACAATCATCCTGCTGCTAGGCCGCAATCAGGGCTAGCTTCTGCTGATGTTGTATATGAAATGCTAGCAGAAGGAGATGTTACTAGATTACTTGCACTTTACCAATCAGAGATACCTGAAGACTTAGGTCCAATTCGTAGTGCTAGAGATTATTTTATTGAAATTGCAGAAGGATTAGATGCATTTTATATTGCACACGGGTACAGTCCTGAAGCCCAATCTATGTTATATAATGGGATTGTTGATAATATCAATGGAATGAATTATGATGGGACATTATTTAAGCGGTCAAAGGATAGATATGCTCCCCATAATTCTTATATTTCAGGTGAAAATGTTAAGTTAGGAGCAGAAAAAGTAGGTGCTTCACTTCTCTATCAGAAAAAAGTATCGTATACTTATTATGAGAAAGAAGAAAGTGTTAGTGTTGGTTTACCAGCAAATAATATTGAAATAAACTATAGTAATTTTGATGACTTTAATAGTTCTTATACTTATAATTCATCTAGTAATACGTATTCTAGGGAATCTGGAGATGAGGTAACAACCGATTATTTAACAAATGAACCAATAGCATTAGCCAATGTATTATTTTTCGAAATGAATCATTCAATTATAGATAGTGCAGGTCGTCGTGAATTAGATTTGACGAGTGGAGGAACAGCTTATCTATTCCAGAACGGATATATGCGTGAAGTACAATGGGAAAACAATGACGGGGTTTTAAAAGCAGTAGAAGCAGATGGTAGTGATGTGAAATTAGTTCCTGGGAAAACGTGGATACACTTCGTACCAACTAAACCTGGAATTGAAACGTCTGTGACTTACTCTGAATAG
- a CDS encoding DUF2892 domain-containing protein produces the protein MQENISERNGFVRLMCGVAMTAMGTAHLTRDSKALGFTLITAGAMKVAEGIFLYCPLTAAINSNVKNAVSSTFDEYMDGETLMQAFNANYSGNGGQSNSSGSSNGGGISQAASQVAGAVANAASQSEVGKAVSQAAQTVANTMGGNSSQNGSKNKNSNSGSGQSKNNNGQSATNPS, from the coding sequence ATGCAGGAAAATATTTCCGAACGTAATGGGTTTGTGCGTTTAATGTGTGGTGTAGCTATGACAGCAATGGGTACTGCACACTTAACACGAGATAGCAAAGCTTTAGGATTTACATTAATTACTGCTGGTGCTATGAAAGTTGCTGAGGGAATTTTCTTATATTGCCCTCTTACAGCTGCAATTAACTCTAATGTAAAGAATGCAGTTTCTTCAACATTTGATGAGTATATGGATGGGGAAACATTAATGCAAGCATTCAATGCTAATTATAGTGGAAATGGTGGGCAATCGAACTCATCAGGTTCATCAAATGGTGGTGGTATTTCACAAGCTGCTTCTCAAGTTGCTGGAGCAGTTGCTAATGCTGCAAGCCAAAGTGAAGTAGGTAAAGCTGTCTCTCAAGCTGCTCAAACAGTAGCAAATACAATGGGTGGTAATTCTTCACAAAATGGATCGAAAAACAAAAATTCAAATTCCGGGTCTGGACAGTCTAAAAACAACAACGGACAATCTGCAACAAACCCAAGCTAA
- the ligA gene encoding NAD-dependent DNA ligase LigA translates to MNEIEKRVAELNALLHEYGHAYYVLDKPLVSDAEYDQLLRELMELERQNPSLIYPDSPTQRVGGKPLEGFQKVTHNYSMLSLSNAFNEEDLRDFDRKIRQAIGDDYSYVCELKIDGLAISLRYENGVFVQGATRGDGTVGEDITMNLKTIKSIPLRLKEPVTIEVRGEAYMPKKSFETLNITREENGEEPFANPRNAAAGSLRQLDPKVAASRNLSTFIYSIGGNGESYGIDSHAEMLDYLETLGFPSNKERQLCATIDDVLSFISKWTEQRPNLAYDIDGIVVKVNRYAHQDELGFTAKSPRWAIAYKFPAEEVVTKILDIELTVGRTGVLTPTAILKPVLVAGTTVGRASLHNEDLIREKDIRIGDTVIVHKAGDIIPEVVGVILEERPENTIPFEMPTNCVACGSELVRIEGEVAVRCVNPTCPAQIAEGIKHFVSRNAMNIDGLGEKVVEQLLREHLIKDVSDLYHLTVEQLVQLERMGEKSATNLVNAIERSKENSLERLLFGLGIRHVGEKAAKILSEQFETIDGLMNAKAEDIKAIYEIGEKMADSIVTYFEQDEVRELIARLKDAGINMTYKGKKVQVEMGTNPFAGKTIVLTGKLEKLTRNEAKTKIEELGGTVTGSVSKKTDLVIAGTDAGSKLTKATELGIEVWDENRLIEQLEE, encoded by the coding sequence ATGAACGAAATAGAAAAACGTGTTGCTGAACTAAATGCATTACTTCATGAATATGGCCATGCTTATTATGTTCTGGACAAGCCTTTAGTTTCAGATGCTGAGTACGACCAGTTGCTTAGGGAGTTAATGGAACTCGAACGGCAAAATCCTTCTTTAATTTACCCAGATTCGCCAACACAACGCGTAGGTGGTAAACCATTAGAAGGATTCCAAAAAGTGACGCATAATTATTCAATGTTGAGCTTATCAAATGCATTTAATGAAGAAGACTTGCGGGACTTTGACCGTAAAATTCGCCAAGCGATTGGGGACGATTACTCATATGTTTGTGAGTTGAAAATTGATGGTTTAGCTATTTCATTAAGATATGAAAATGGTGTTTTTGTCCAAGGAGCAACTCGCGGAGATGGGACGGTTGGCGAAGATATTACGATGAACTTAAAGACGATAAAATCTATTCCTCTTCGTTTAAAAGAACCAGTAACCATTGAAGTGCGGGGCGAGGCTTATATGCCTAAGAAATCCTTTGAAACATTAAATATTACCCGTGAAGAAAATGGGGAAGAACCGTTTGCAAATCCTAGAAATGCTGCGGCAGGATCATTAAGACAATTGGATCCGAAAGTGGCAGCGAGTAGAAATCTTTCGACATTTATTTATTCGATTGGTGGTAATGGTGAAAGTTACGGTATTGATTCGCATGCAGAAATGCTTGACTACCTAGAAACACTAGGATTTCCTTCAAATAAGGAACGTCAATTATGCGCAACAATAGACGACGTTTTATCGTTTATTAGTAAGTGGACAGAGCAACGCCCAAATCTTGCATATGATATTGATGGAATTGTCGTGAAAGTAAACCGGTACGCTCACCAAGACGAACTTGGATTTACAGCAAAAAGTCCACGTTGGGCAATTGCTTATAAATTCCCTGCCGAAGAAGTCGTTACAAAAATATTGGATATAGAATTAACAGTAGGTCGAACGGGTGTCTTAACACCAACTGCAATATTAAAACCGGTACTAGTAGCAGGTACAACTGTAGGACGAGCATCCCTTCATAATGAAGATTTAATTCGAGAGAAAGATATTCGTATTGGCGATACTGTCATTGTGCATAAAGCGGGGGATATCATTCCAGAAGTGGTTGGAGTGATCTTAGAAGAGCGACCTGAAAATACGATACCATTTGAAATGCCTACAAATTGTGTAGCGTGTGGAAGTGAATTAGTTCGTATTGAAGGGGAAGTGGCTGTCCGTTGTGTGAATCCGACATGTCCAGCCCAAATAGCAGAAGGAATTAAACATTTTGTGTCCCGTAACGCCATGAACATAGATGGCTTAGGTGAAAAAGTTGTTGAACAATTGCTCAGAGAACATTTGATAAAAGACGTTTCTGACTTATATCATTTAACGGTAGAACAGTTAGTTCAACTTGAGCGTATGGGAGAAAAATCGGCAACAAATTTAGTAAATGCGATCGAGCGATCAAAAGAAAATTCTTTGGAGAGATTGCTCTTTGGTCTTGGAATCCGACATGTTGGTGAAAAAGCCGCAAAAATCTTATCTGAACAGTTTGAGACAATAGATGGTTTAATGAATGCTAAAGCAGAAGACATTAAGGCAATTTATGAGATTGGCGAAAAAATGGCCGATTCAATTGTCACATACTTTGAGCAAGATGAAGTAAGAGAACTGATTGCTCGTCTAAAAGACGCTGGCATTAACATGACGTACAAAGGAAAAAAAGTTCAAGTTGAAATGGGTACGAATCCATTCGCAGGGAAAACGATCGTGTTAACTGGAAAACTGGAGAAATTGACACGTAACGAAGCAAAAACAAAAATAGAAGAATTAGGCGGTACCGTTACAGGTAGTGTTAGTAAAAAAACGGATCTTGTCATAGCTGGTACTGATGCAGGGTCGAAGTTAACTAAAGCGACAGAATTAGGTATTGAAGTTTGGGACGAAAATCGCCTAATTGAACAATTAGAAGAGTAA
- a CDS encoding adenine deaminase C-terminal domain-containing protein: MAESIWKIQDIRKQLSVINGEDSPTIVLKDARYLHSIFKKWLTGNIWILGNRIIYVGSKMPQNITNTEVIELEGKTVVPGYIEPHVHPFQLYNPHSFADFAAQTGTTTFIADNMTFMLSLPNKKAFSIIDQLKSLPFSFYWWVRFDSQTTLDNEEALFTNKAVFEWLERKDTLMGGELTGWPRLLHGDDQMLYWIQAAKLKGMKIEGHLPGASERTLVKMKLLGTSGDHESMTVEEVENRIQHGYAVTLRYSSIRPDLPELLKGILEKNLNIFDHLMMTTDGSTPAFHLEGVMDRCIQIALDSGVDPINAYNMASYNVARYYDIDNLHGLIATGRFATLNILKNEYSPNPEAVLSKGVWLKRDGEKVMALQPINWSGFGKLNVNFDLTDHDFQFSMPIGIEMLNDVITKPYRINMQIQQEELSTSHDHSYLMLIDRKGKWRVNTMIKGFATNVKGFATSYSNTGHIIIIGKSFKDMKKAFNEMKKMNGGIVLVEDEEIIASIPLPIGGTLYDGTVEELIEKEMTLKSALKERGYQHTDAIYTLLFLQSTHLPYIRITPIGIVDVLKNQVMLPAVMR, from the coding sequence ATGGCAGAATCTATATGGAAGATTCAAGATATTCGTAAGCAACTGTCAGTCATCAATGGTGAGGATTCACCAACAATTGTCTTAAAGGATGCACGTTATTTACATAGCATTTTCAAAAAATGGTTAACGGGTAACATTTGGATACTGGGCAATCGTATTATTTATGTTGGAAGTAAAATGCCACAAAACATAACGAATACAGAAGTGATTGAATTAGAAGGGAAGACAGTTGTACCAGGCTATATTGAGCCACATGTACACCCATTTCAATTGTATAATCCTCATTCATTTGCTGATTTTGCTGCACAAACAGGGACGACAACTTTCATAGCAGACAATATGACATTTATGTTATCACTTCCAAATAAGAAAGCGTTTTCAATAATCGACCAATTAAAATCATTACCTTTTTCATTCTACTGGTGGGTTCGATTTGACTCACAAACAACATTAGATAATGAAGAAGCACTGTTTACAAATAAGGCTGTATTTGAATGGTTAGAACGAAAAGATACATTGATGGGTGGAGAATTGACAGGATGGCCTCGTTTACTTCATGGGGATGACCAAATGCTGTACTGGATTCAGGCTGCTAAACTAAAAGGAATGAAAATAGAAGGCCATTTACCTGGAGCATCTGAACGAACGCTAGTTAAAATGAAACTTTTAGGTACTAGTGGTGACCACGAATCAATGACTGTTGAAGAAGTTGAGAATCGTATACAGCACGGGTATGCTGTAACCCTTCGTTACTCTTCGATTCGGCCTGATTTACCGGAATTGTTAAAAGGAATTCTAGAAAAAAACTTAAACATCTTTGATCATTTAATGATGACAACGGATGGTTCAACACCGGCATTTCATCTAGAAGGTGTGATGGATCGCTGTATTCAAATTGCTCTTGATTCGGGTGTTGACCCTATAAATGCTTATAATATGGCTTCATATAATGTAGCGCGGTATTACGATATAGATAACCTACATGGGCTAATCGCGACTGGCCGATTTGCAACTCTTAATATATTAAAAAATGAATATTCTCCTAATCCAGAAGCAGTACTATCAAAAGGTGTATGGTTAAAACGAGATGGTGAAAAGGTAATGGCTTTACAACCTATTAATTGGAGTGGATTCGGAAAATTAAATGTAAATTTTGACTTAACGGACCATGATTTCCAATTTTCCATGCCAATTGGGATAGAAATGCTTAATGATGTCATTACGAAACCATATCGAATAAATATGCAAATACAGCAAGAAGAACTTTCAACAAGTCATGATCATAGTTATCTAATGTTAATTGACCGAAAAGGGAAATGGCGTGTCAATACAATGATTAAAGGCTTTGCTACCAATGTAAAAGGGTTTGCAACTTCTTATTCAAATACAGGTCATATTATAATTATTGGTAAAAGCTTTAAAGATATGAAAAAGGCATTTAATGAAATGAAAAAAATGAATGGTGGAATCGTTCTTGTAGAAGATGAAGAAATAATTGCATCCATTCCATTACCTATTGGTGGTACACTATATGATGGAACAGTGGAAGAATTAATTGAAAAAGAAATGACGCTAAAATCAGCACTTAAGGAACGGGGCTATCAGCATACAGATGCAATCTATACGCTACTATTTTTACAATCAACACACTTGCCGTATATACGAATAACGCCAATCGGAATTGTAGATGTCTTAAAAAATCAAGTCATGTTACCTGCTGTTATGCGCTAG
- the purD gene encoding phosphoribosylamine--glycine ligase has translation MKVLVIGSGGREHAIAKQFSNALSVEKVFVAPGNDGMRECAEIVPIDALNFEELATFAKENKIDLTFVGPEQPLAAGIVDYFQNENLTIFGPTKAAAQIEGSKSYAKEIMKRYNIPTAAYETFTDAAQAIQYVKEQGAPIVIKADGLAAGKGVIVAMTEQEAIEAIHDMIGNQRFGESSSRVVIEEFLDGEEFSFMSFVHKGQIYPMVIAQDHKRAYDGDKGPNTGGMGAYSPVPQIPQEVVSRAYIEIVEPTVKAMEEEGVSFTGILYAGLILTKEGPKVIEFNARFGDPETQVVLPRMASDFGLFMKALMEEKYFDLQWSNETMLGVVIAAEGYPGDVEKGNPLPNIDELTQNYDVYHAGTKLVENQYVGNGGRVLLVATKANTLKEAQERVYEGLNEIKWPKFFYRKDIGWRTFK, from the coding sequence ATGAAAGTACTTGTAATTGGAAGTGGTGGACGAGAGCACGCGATTGCAAAGCAATTTAGTAACGCACTATCCGTAGAAAAGGTATTCGTTGCACCAGGTAATGACGGAATGCGCGAGTGTGCAGAAATCGTGCCAATTGATGCACTTAATTTCGAAGAGCTTGCAACTTTTGCAAAGGAGAACAAGATTGATTTAACATTTGTTGGTCCAGAGCAGCCACTAGCGGCAGGAATTGTAGACTATTTCCAAAACGAAAACTTAACTATTTTCGGACCTACAAAAGCTGCAGCACAAATTGAAGGAAGTAAGTCATATGCGAAAGAAATTATGAAAAGATACAACATTCCAACGGCAGCATATGAAACGTTTACAGATGCAGCTCAAGCGATTCAATACGTAAAAGAACAAGGTGCACCTATTGTCATTAAAGCTGATGGCTTAGCAGCAGGTAAAGGTGTAATTGTCGCGATGACTGAACAAGAAGCGATTGAAGCCATACATGATATGATTGGGAACCAACGCTTTGGTGAATCCTCTTCTCGTGTAGTAATAGAAGAATTCCTGGATGGCGAAGAATTTTCATTCATGTCTTTTGTACATAAAGGACAAATTTATCCAATGGTAATCGCACAGGATCATAAACGAGCTTATGATGGAGATAAAGGACCAAACACTGGTGGGATGGGCGCATACTCTCCTGTACCACAAATACCACAAGAGGTGGTATCTAGAGCTTATATCGAAATCGTTGAACCAACAGTAAAAGCAATGGAAGAAGAAGGCGTCTCTTTCACAGGGATATTATATGCGGGCTTAATTCTTACAAAAGAAGGGCCAAAAGTGATTGAGTTTAACGCACGCTTTGGTGACCCAGAAACACAAGTTGTTCTACCAAGAATGGCATCAGACTTTGGTCTATTTATGAAAGCCTTGATGGAAGAAAAATACTTCGATCTACAGTGGTCTAACGAAACGATGTTAGGTGTAGTGATAGCAGCAGAAGGCTATCCTGGTGATGTTGAAAAAGGAAATCCGCTTCCAAATATCGACGAACTTACTCAAAACTATGATGTTTACCATGCAGGAACAAAATTAGTTGAAAATCAATATGTTGGGAATGGCGGGCGTGTCCTACTCGTTGCAACAAAAGCAAATACATTAAAAGAAGCGCAAGAACGTGTATATGAAGGTCTTAATGAAATCAAATGGCCTAAGTTTTTCTATCGTAAAGATATAGGTTGGCGTACCTTCAAATAA